Proteins encoded within one genomic window of Spirulina major PCC 6313:
- a CDS encoding CHAD domain-containing protein: protein MHDSTSTPAQTVGDWAYGAIATHCTKIRSHEAGVITDKDPEAVHQMRVGMRRLRSALAGFAPVVQLPKIVQRRTVSKVARVLGRLRDLDVLNEILLRYARESSPAEQAVLKAIAKTTRHHHRKQFKTVRHTLTRPGKYQNLCKALQTWLDHPTYSPLASQPINGMVADLLAPQVSHFLIHPGFFLPLEQALAEVEQLHDLRKQAKETRYQLELFQPLYGEDYTTHLKRIKAIQSVLGNLQDGFVLEAFLTAEVKHCRRDLPEVMAQLERDRTAALSTWSGLQSFYTHPEHRQALRHTLAHPLPAEAERD from the coding sequence ATGCATGATTCAACCTCAACCCCAGCCCAAACCGTGGGAGATTGGGCCTACGGCGCGATCGCAACCCATTGCACCAAGATTCGCAGCCATGAAGCCGGTGTCATCACAGACAAAGATCCCGAAGCGGTGCATCAGATGCGGGTGGGAATGCGACGGCTGCGATCGGCCTTGGCGGGGTTCGCGCCTGTGGTGCAGTTGCCGAAGATTGTGCAGCGGCGCACAGTAAGCAAGGTGGCGCGGGTGTTAGGTCGGTTACGGGATCTAGATGTGCTCAATGAGATTCTCCTCCGCTATGCTCGCGAGAGTTCCCCCGCAGAGCAGGCGGTGTTAAAAGCGATCGCCAAAACCACCCGCCACCATCACCGCAAACAGTTCAAAACCGTGCGCCACACTCTAACCCGCCCTGGCAAATACCAAAACCTCTGCAAAGCCCTCCAAACTTGGTTAGACCATCCCACCTATTCCCCCCTGGCCTCCCAGCCGATCAATGGCATGGTGGCGGATTTACTTGCGCCCCAAGTGAGTCATTTTTTAATCCATCCGGGTTTCTTTTTACCCCTAGAACAAGCCCTCGCCGAAGTGGAACAACTCCACGATCTGCGCAAACAGGCTAAGGAAACGCGCTATCAACTCGAACTCTTTCAGCCCCTCTACGGCGAAGACTACACCACTCACCTCAAACGGATCAAAGCGATTCAATCGGTGCTGGGTAATCTCCAAGATGGGTTTGTGTTGGAGGCATTTTTAACCGCTGAGGTGAAACATTGCCGCCGGGATTTACCGGAGGTGATGGCACAGTTGGAGCGCGATCGCACCGCGGCCCTTTCCACTTGGTCAGGTCTCCAATCCTTCTACACCCATCCAGAACACCGCCAAGCCCTGCGCCACACCCTCGCCCATCCTCTCCCGGCTGAGGCTGAACGGGACTAA
- the speD gene encoding adenosylmethionine decarboxylase translates to MKKVGTHLVLEAWQAPESLLNDPDCIRGALLDAIAAGEATLIDLCVHQFSPHGVTATATLAESHIAIHTWPEYGYFAADFFFCGQGKPTQAADVLRTAMQAQKVSIQEIERGFPTALSQADASLQPLQLSH, encoded by the coding sequence ATGAAAAAAGTGGGTACTCATCTGGTTCTCGAAGCCTGGCAAGCGCCGGAATCACTGCTCAATGATCCTGACTGTATTCGTGGTGCATTGCTTGATGCGATCGCGGCAGGTGAGGCAACGTTGATCGATCTTTGTGTACACCAGTTTAGTCCCCACGGCGTAACCGCAACGGCCACCCTGGCCGAATCTCACATCGCGATTCACACTTGGCCAGAATATGGCTACTTTGCGGCTGACTTTTTCTTCTGTGGACAGGGTAAACCGACCCAGGCCGCAGACGTGTTACGCACTGCCATGCAGGCCCAAAAGGTCAGCATCCAAGAAATTGAACGAGGGTTTCCCACAGCATTATCCCAAGCTGACGCATCCTTGCAACCCCTCCAACTCAGCCACTAA
- a CDS encoding CorA family divalent cation transporter: MSKLPSSWALPTTIKNRLGQRRAGKQRAMVAAGHLLLVLHTAPQAQESERRAVFCWRSPSGHWQSSGGHYGLQPLIKHLQAYSNAENALSDAYAQAQTAADFFHLLETIVPLRRASENLYSTLQAAREGIPDDPDLIDLRDWAYEINRSLALLYESTNNAMNYSIARRAEEQTELSLAALGASDRLNIIAALFFPVTALASIFGMNLISGWETVPGFAFWLVLILGIMLGIGVRHWVQKGGSKR; the protein is encoded by the coding sequence ATGAGTAAACTTCCTAGTTCTTGGGCCTTACCGACGACAATCAAAAACCGCTTGGGCCAACGCAGGGCCGGAAAACAGCGGGCCATGGTAGCCGCAGGGCATTTGCTCTTAGTCCTCCATACTGCACCCCAAGCCCAGGAGTCGGAGCGACGAGCGGTATTTTGTTGGCGATCGCCCTCCGGCCACTGGCAAAGTAGTGGGGGTCACTATGGATTACAACCTTTGATTAAGCATTTGCAGGCTTACAGCAATGCGGAAAACGCTCTGAGCGATGCCTATGCCCAGGCCCAAACTGCCGCCGACTTTTTTCACCTCTTAGAAACCATCGTTCCCCTGCGTCGTGCCAGTGAGAATCTTTACAGCACATTGCAGGCGGCACGGGAAGGCATCCCCGATGATCCGGATCTAATCGATCTCCGGGATTGGGCCTATGAGATTAATCGCAGTCTGGCCCTGTTATACGAAAGTACCAATAATGCGATGAATTACAGCATTGCCCGTCGGGCTGAGGAGCAAACCGAGCTAAGTTTGGCGGCGTTGGGGGCGAGCGATCGCCTCAATATCATCGCCGCCCTATTTTTTCCCGTCACCGCTTTAGCGTCCATCTTTGGCATGAATTTAATCAGTGGCTGGGAAACTGTACCGGGGTTCGCGTTTTGGTTGGTATTAATCCTAGGAATCATGCTGGGGATTGGGGTGCGTCATTGGGTCCAGAAGGGCGGCTCAAAACGCTGA
- the gap gene encoding type I glyceraldehyde-3-phosphate dehydrogenase gives MARVAINGLGRIGRALFKIIQDIPSLELIAINDLVPPDNLAYLLNYDTVYGRYAKTVSSGENSLTVAGREVKIFSERDPAKIPWGSLDIDVVFECTGFFIKGEDLQKHLDAGAKRVILSAPTKSPEVPMVVHGVTEAPADATMFSTASCTTNCIAPVAEIMERRIGVAKAIMTTIHAYTATQSIVDRHDPKDFRRGRAGAVNLVPASTGAAIATTKVLPHYAGKFDGVAVRVPTPVGSLSDLTFVTTRDTSVEELTAIFTEEVAGKYHGILAASADPIVSADIIGDAHASIIDLAMTQVVDGNLVKIMTWYDNEWGYTNQMVREALRVLGA, from the coding sequence ATGGCAAGAGTCGCAATCAATGGACTCGGCCGAATTGGTCGTGCCCTCTTTAAAATTATCCAAGACATCCCCAGCTTGGAATTGATCGCCATTAACGATCTCGTCCCCCCCGATAACCTTGCCTACCTGCTCAACTACGACACCGTTTATGGTCGCTACGCCAAAACCGTGAGCAGTGGAGAAAACAGCCTCACCGTGGCCGGGCGCGAGGTCAAAATTTTTAGTGAACGAGACCCGGCAAAGATTCCCTGGGGATCATTGGATATTGATGTGGTTTTTGAATGCACTGGCTTTTTTATCAAGGGGGAAGATCTGCAAAAGCACCTCGATGCAGGTGCGAAACGGGTGATTCTCTCCGCGCCGACGAAAAGCCCCGAAGTGCCGATGGTGGTGCATGGGGTCACGGAAGCGCCGGCCGATGCCACGATGTTTTCCACCGCCAGTTGTACCACCAACTGCATTGCCCCTGTGGCAGAGATTATGGAACGGCGGATTGGGGTTGCCAAGGCGATCATGACCACGATTCACGCCTACACCGCTACCCAAAGCATTGTGGATCGCCATGATCCTAAGGATTTCCGTCGGGGTCGGGCGGGGGCGGTGAATCTCGTTCCGGCGAGTACCGGAGCGGCGATCGCTACCACCAAAGTCCTCCCCCACTATGCTGGTAAATTCGACGGTGTAGCGGTGCGCGTGCCCACCCCCGTCGGTTCTCTCTCGGATCTGACCTTTGTGACGACACGGGATACCAGCGTTGAAGAACTCACCGCCATCTTTACCGAAGAAGTGGCCGGCAAGTACCACGGCATTCTCGCCGCCAGTGCCGACCCCATTGTCTCCGCTGACATCATCGGCGATGCCCATGCCTCGATCATTGACCTCGCCATGACCCAAGTGGTGGATGGCAACTTAGTCAAAATCATGACTTGGTATGACAATGAATGGGGCTACACCAACCAAATGGTGCGCGAAGCCCTGCGAGTGCTCGGCGCATAA
- the fabD gene encoding ACP S-malonyltransferase, with amino-acid sequence MTTTAWIFPGQGSQKVGMVADLTHQPAAQEKLAAAEEILGWSVLDACADEAKLSDTRYTQPCLYTVEALLVDALRERGTADFVAGHSLGEYVALYGAQVFDFASGLQLVKQRAELMAATEGGKMIAMLGFDRGALEAAIAANPDVVLANDNSAGQVVISGTPAAVDAIAATVKSKRAVPLAVSGAFHSPLMNPAAAKFQAALDAVTFQTAQIPVFSNVDPTPATAADVLKTRLSQQMTGSVRWREIMAALVEKQVETVVEIGPGNVLTGLFKREYREINRVNVSAIANLP; translated from the coding sequence ATGACAACAACAGCATGGATCTTCCCCGGCCAAGGGTCACAAAAAGTCGGCATGGTGGCAGACCTCACCCACCAACCCGCCGCCCAGGAAAAATTAGCCGCCGCTGAGGAAATTCTCGGCTGGTCGGTGCTCGATGCCTGCGCGGATGAGGCGAAACTGAGCGACACACGCTATACCCAGCCCTGTTTATATACCGTTGAGGCGTTGCTCGTCGATGCGCTGCGCGAACGAGGCACAGCGGATTTTGTGGCGGGGCATAGTTTGGGGGAATATGTTGCCCTCTATGGGGCGCAGGTGTTTGATTTTGCCAGTGGGTTGCAGTTGGTGAAGCAGCGGGCGGAATTGATGGCAGCGACGGAGGGGGGCAAGATGATCGCGATGCTGGGCTTTGACCGTGGGGCCCTCGAAGCGGCGATCGCAGCCAATCCGGACGTGGTGCTAGCCAATGACAATAGTGCCGGCCAGGTGGTGATTTCCGGAACTCCGGCGGCCGTAGATGCGATCGCTGCCACGGTGAAAAGTAAGCGAGCCGTGCCCTTAGCCGTTTCCGGTGCGTTCCATTCGCCCCTGATGAACCCCGCCGCCGCCAAGTTTCAAGCCGCCCTTGATGCAGTGACCTTCCAAACGGCCCAAATTCCGGTTTTTTCCAACGTAGACCCCACCCCCGCCACCGCTGCCGATGTCCTCAAAACCCGTCTCAGTCAGCAAATGACCGGCTCAGTGCGGTGGCGCGAAATCATGGCCGCGTTGGTGGAAAAACAGGTGGAAACCGTGGTGGAAATTGGCCCCGGTAATGTATTGACGGGTTTGTTTAAGCGGGAGTATCGCGAGATCAATCGGGTGAATGTGAGTGCGATCGCCAACCTCCCCTAA
- a CDS encoding beta-ketoacyl-ACP synthase III, with protein sequence MKQAGVGVAITGCGAAAPDAILTNDQLSAIVETSDEWIHSRTGMRERHILAPGQGLSELGTQAAAQALAMADVAPESVDLILLATSTPDDLFGSAGKIQSELGATRAVAFDLTAACSGFVFGMVTAAQFIRTGLYQTVVVIGADALSRWVDWTDRTTCVLFGDGAGAVVMQADEERDRLRGVELCSDGRLNHTLNLGFGGKTTPLTPDFSIDLGGYQPITMNGREIYRFAVAKVPDVISKALFRAELDATAIDWLILHQANQRIIDAVAQRMKMSSDRVISNIHEYGNTSAASIPLALDGAVRSGKIQTGQVVAIAGFGAGLSWGAAIFEWGR encoded by the coding sequence TTGAAACAAGCCGGGGTTGGGGTTGCGATAACGGGATGTGGGGCGGCGGCACCGGACGCGATCCTCACCAATGATCAATTGAGTGCGATCGTGGAAACGTCGGATGAATGGATTCATTCGCGGACGGGGATGCGGGAGCGGCATATTTTGGCACCGGGTCAGGGGTTGAGTGAGTTGGGAACCCAGGCGGCGGCGCAGGCGTTGGCGATGGCGGATGTTGCACCGGAATCGGTGGATTTGATTTTGTTGGCGACTTCGACCCCGGATGATCTGTTTGGTAGTGCGGGCAAGATTCAATCGGAGTTGGGGGCAACGCGGGCGGTGGCGTTCGACCTGACGGCGGCTTGTTCGGGGTTTGTGTTTGGGATGGTGACGGCGGCACAATTTATCCGCACGGGTCTGTATCAGACGGTGGTGGTGATTGGGGCGGATGCCCTGTCGCGCTGGGTGGATTGGACCGATCGCACCACCTGTGTGCTCTTTGGCGATGGGGCGGGGGCGGTGGTGATGCAGGCGGATGAGGAGCGCGATCGCCTCCGGGGGGTTGAACTCTGTAGCGATGGCCGCCTCAACCACACCCTAAACCTCGGCTTTGGTGGCAAAACGACCCCCCTCACGCCGGATTTTTCCATTGACTTGGGCGGCTACCAACCGATCACGATGAACGGTCGCGAGATCTATCGGTTTGCCGTGGCGAAGGTTCCCGACGTGATTTCTAAGGCTTTATTCCGGGCGGAACTCGATGCAACGGCCATTGATTGGTTGATTCTCCATCAAGCCAACCAGCGGATTATTGATGCGGTGGCCCAACGGATGAAAATGAGCAGCGATCGCGTGATTAGTAATATTCATGAGTACGGCAACACATCGGCGGCTTCGATTCCGTTGGCCCTCGATGGTGCGGTGCGATCGGGCAAGATTCAAACGGGGCAGGTGGTAGCGATCGCGGGCTTCGGCGCAGGTCTCAGTTGGGGCGCGGCGATTTTTGAATGGGGTCGTTGA
- the plsX gene encoding phosphate acyltransferase PlsX, with protein MKSSTRERIAVDAMGGDHAPDEIVAGAVRAAEELDAEILLVGDPEKIQACLTAHGGSDRIEIVAAEDVISMHDEATGVRRKPKASINVAMDLVKQNRADAVFSAGHSGAVMAAALLRLGRIKGIDRPAIGAIFPTLLPGKSAIILDVGANVDSRPKYLEQFGLMGSVYSQCALGVENPKIGLLNIGEEPSKGNELALRAHELLAANTAINFVGNAEGRDVLSGQFDVIVCDGFVGNVLLKFAEAIGGVLIQTLKEELPYGIRGQIGSAILRPNLRRVGQRIDHAEHGGGLLLGVNGVCIIGHGSSEAPSVFNAIRLAKEAIRNQVLARIHDYYSQRLEQVASSEPPSS; from the coding sequence ATGAAATCATCGACACGGGAAAGAATTGCAGTTGACGCAATGGGCGGCGATCATGCCCCCGATGAAATTGTGGCTGGTGCTGTCCGCGCTGCTGAAGAATTAGATGCCGAGATCCTTTTGGTTGGCGATCCTGAAAAAATTCAAGCATGCTTGACAGCCCATGGCGGATCGGATCGGATCGAGATTGTGGCGGCAGAGGACGTAATTTCAATGCATGACGAGGCCACTGGGGTTCGACGGAAACCCAAGGCCTCGATCAATGTAGCGATGGACTTGGTGAAACAAAACCGGGCGGATGCGGTCTTCTCTGCAGGTCATTCGGGGGCAGTGATGGCAGCGGCGTTGCTGCGTCTAGGCCGAATTAAAGGCATTGATCGTCCTGCCATTGGGGCGATTTTCCCCACGTTATTACCGGGAAAATCAGCCATTATCTTAGATGTGGGCGCGAATGTGGATTCTCGCCCGAAATATTTAGAACAGTTTGGCCTGATGGGGTCGGTCTATAGCCAATGTGCCCTGGGGGTGGAAAATCCGAAAATCGGCCTCCTCAATATTGGTGAAGAACCGTCAAAGGGGAATGAATTGGCGCTACGGGCCCATGAATTACTCGCGGCCAACACGGCGATCAATTTTGTGGGCAATGCCGAAGGACGGGATGTGCTGTCGGGGCAATTTGATGTGATTGTCTGTGATGGTTTTGTGGGGAATGTGTTGTTGAAATTTGCCGAAGCGATCGGCGGGGTGTTGATCCAAACCCTAAAAGAAGAATTACCCTACGGCATCCGGGGGCAAATTGGGTCGGCGATTCTGCGGCCGAATTTGCGGCGGGTGGGTCAACGCATCGACCATGCTGAACATGGGGGCGGTTTGCTCCTGGGGGTGAATGGGGTGTGCATTATTGGCCACGGTAGTTCGGAAGCGCCGTCGGTGTTTAACGCGATTCGCTTGGCGAAGGAGGCGATTCGTAATCAGGTGCTCGCCCGCATTCATGACTATTACAGTCAGCGGCTGGAGCAGGTGGCGAGCAGTGAGCCACCGTCGTCCTAA